A window from Enterocloster bolteae encodes these proteins:
- a CDS encoding acyltransferase family protein: MAEGRFDTARPGGNRAAKMPKGQPYAGFNMQFCILSALGMFFVVDGHLNNSYLDIGGLVPYYSFHMPLFAFISGYFYKKGSEHRLGAYTKKKIIRLLGPYMVYNLIYGMIVQGLHRAGFAFGGDLSLWNLFVEPFITGHQFEYNLAAWFVPALFLVEMANVLLRRLLKRVDSEYAVFFLYLSIGVWGILLAFSGRYQGGWLTLVRMMFLLPCYGAGTLYKEKLEAGDRADHGLYFGIILAAWLLLAMSGRPLIYSVAFCNGFTGILMPYVTAALGIAFWLRVSRILAGAFGEGRYIRYFGSHTYAVMMHHIMALMVLKTLFAALAKYTALFPGFSFEQYKADLWYCYFPKALPQFRVVYLIWAIVLPLLFQWIFDRLRLHWGREALGRPRAGFKG; this comes from the coding sequence ATGGCAGAAGGACGATTTGATACGGCCCGGCCCGGCGGGAACCGGGCTGCAAAGATGCCGAAGGGGCAGCCCTATGCGGGGTTCAATATGCAGTTCTGCATCCTGTCGGCCCTGGGTATGTTTTTTGTGGTGGACGGGCATCTCAATAACAGTTATCTGGACATCGGGGGACTGGTGCCCTACTACTCCTTTCACATGCCCCTGTTTGCCTTTATCTCCGGGTATTTTTACAAAAAGGGAAGCGAGCATCGGCTGGGTGCCTATACGAAGAAAAAAATAATCCGTCTGCTGGGGCCGTATATGGTGTACAATCTGATTTATGGCATGATTGTCCAGGGGCTTCACAGAGCCGGCTTTGCCTTCGGGGGAGATTTGAGCTTATGGAATCTGTTTGTGGAACCATTTATCACAGGACATCAGTTTGAATATAATCTGGCTGCCTGGTTTGTGCCGGCCCTGTTTCTGGTGGAAATGGCCAATGTACTTTTACGCCGCCTTTTAAAGCGGGTGGATTCTGAATATGCAGTGTTTTTTTTGTACCTGTCCATAGGGGTATGGGGCATCCTTCTGGCATTTTCCGGCCGGTATCAGGGCGGATGGCTTACGCTGGTGCGTATGATGTTCCTGCTGCCCTGCTACGGCGCAGGTACCCTGTATAAGGAAAAACTGGAGGCAGGAGACAGGGCAGACCATGGGCTGTACTTTGGCATTATCCTGGCTGCCTGGCTGCTTCTGGCCATGTCCGGCCGCCCCCTCATCTACTCCGTGGCCTTCTGCAACGGTTTTACAGGAATCCTGATGCCCTATGTCACGGCTGCACTGGGAATCGCGTTCTGGCTCAGGGTATCCCGCATCCTGGCCGGAGCATTTGGGGAGGGCAGGTATATCAGGTATTTTGGCAGCCATACATATGCGGTGATGATGCATCATATCATGGCTCTCATGGTTCTTAAAACCCTGTTCGCTGCACTGGCAAAGTACACTGCCCTCTTTCCTGGATTCAGTTTTGAACAGTATAAGGCAGACCTCTGGTACTGCTATTTCCCCAAAGCTCTGCCTCAGTTCAGGGTGGTTTATCTTATATGGGCCATTGTGCTGCCGCTGCTGTTCCAGTGGATATTTGACAGGTTAAGGCTTCACTGGGGACGGGAGGCCCTGGGCCGTCCCCGTGCCGGCTTTAAAGGGTAA
- a CDS encoding LytR/AlgR family response regulator transcription factor — protein sequence MQVAIIDDLAVCRQEIKEYLLRYIRENYQGEEPELDEFESGTRFLDAFRPQVYDVIFIDQYMEGMSGMDTAREIRRVDEEAALIFVTTSCDHAVDSYGVRACGYLIKPFTYEAFGETMRLARLEKIMNARFIALGDDRILLKEILWCDRDGHYVQIHTDMRGVLRYRVTIAFLEAVLSAYPQFLPCYRGLIINMDRVRRMEELEFLMDTGERVPFRKRDHKEIKSRFSQYMFRRARGEDLL from the coding sequence ATGCAAGTTGCCATTATAGACGATTTAGCGGTGTGCAGACAGGAGATAAAGGAATATCTTCTGCGCTATATACGTGAAAATTACCAGGGGGAGGAGCCGGAACTGGATGAGTTTGAAAGCGGGACCAGGTTCCTTGACGCCTTCCGGCCTCAGGTATATGATGTAATTTTTATTGATCAGTATATGGAGGGGATGTCTGGCATGGACACTGCCAGGGAGATACGGAGGGTGGATGAGGAGGCTGCCCTTATTTTTGTTACCACCAGCTGCGACCATGCAGTGGACAGCTATGGGGTCAGGGCCTGCGGTTATCTCATAAAACCCTTTACATATGAGGCGTTCGGGGAAACCATGAGACTGGCCCGTTTGGAGAAGATAATGAATGCCCGTTTCATTGCCCTGGGTGATGACAGGATATTGTTAAAGGAAATCCTCTGGTGTGACCGGGACGGCCATTATGTGCAGATCCATACGGATATGCGGGGAGTCCTGAGATACCGTGTGACCATTGCGTTTCTGGAGGCGGTATTATCCGCCTATCCCCAATTCCTGCCCTGTTACAGGGGACTCATCATTAACATGGACCGCGTGAGGCGCATGGAGGAGCTGGAATTCCTTATGGATACCGGTGAACGTGTTCCGTTTCGCAAGCGGGACCATAAGGAAATCAAGAGCCGGTTTTCACAGTACATGTTCCGGCGGGCAAGGGGGGAGGATTTGTTATGA
- a CDS encoding DUF1700 domain-containing protein has product MTRDEFMKELAYLLQDIQDEDKDDAVQYYTDYFEEAGPDKEAEVIQELGSPERIAAIIRADIAGHLESGGEFTEQGYQDERFRDPGYAMAKRLDLPEEQESGGQGSGSRGQGYNREQNFDREQSFDQKRGFNHGPEQTYTEENNGTSNPPPPRTSKVIKLILWAVLIIVAFPVFLGVGGGLLGLAAGVLGILTAVLVTLGATTFAVLLGGIVMLPYGVFHMFSHPLDGLMASGTGLILLGAGALCLALSVLFYGRFIPFIIRSIVNGLSRLLHRGR; this is encoded by the coding sequence ATGACCAGGGATGAGTTTATGAAGGAGCTTGCATATCTTCTGCAGGACATCCAGGATGAAGACAAGGACGATGCGGTCCAATACTATACAGATTACTTTGAAGAGGCCGGTCCTGATAAGGAAGCAGAGGTCATCCAGGAATTAGGAAGCCCTGAACGGATTGCCGCCATCATCCGTGCTGACATAGCCGGACATCTGGAGAGCGGCGGAGAATTCACAGAACAGGGATATCAGGATGAGCGGTTCCGTGATCCCGGCTATGCCATGGCAAAGCGTCTGGACCTGCCGGAAGAGCAGGAGAGCGGCGGCCAGGGAAGCGGCAGCCGGGGACAGGGCTATAACCGGGAACAGAACTTTGACCGGGAACAGAGCTTTGACCAGAAACGCGGTTTTAACCATGGCCCGGAGCAGACTTATACAGAGGAGAACAATGGAACTTCCAATCCCCCTCCGCCCAGGACCAGCAAGGTGATAAAGCTCATATTATGGGCTGTGCTCATCATTGTGGCCTTTCCCGTGTTCCTTGGTGTTGGCGGCGGTCTGCTGGGTCTGGCCGCGGGAGTCCTGGGCATTCTGACAGCTGTCCTGGTGACACTTGGGGCCACCACCTTTGCAGTGCTCCTGGGCGGTATCGTTATGCTTCCCTACGGTGTGTTCCACATGTTTTCCCATCCACTGGATGGACTCATGGCCTCCGGCACAGGATTAATACTGCTGGGCGCCGGTGCCCTGTGCCTGGCTCTATCCGTACTGTTTTACGGGAGGTTCATCCCCTTCATTATACGAAGTATCGTAAATGGGCTTAGCCGCCTGCTTCACCGAGGGAGGTAA
- a CDS encoding TIM-barrel domain-containing protein: MKVCTNAYTVAKKDSYFSVMTNSVEIRILFLTDSILRIRAGFDGDFAEESYSLVMTAWEDRMDDFLKGRRTRVEAADAVLSDGDREAVIEGRILKVVVEKDPFRICVYDKEGTLLHADIVDLAYMEDSNHRRIHTSEISPEDCFYGFGEKSGSFNKAQKFMSMSPKDAMGYNPRETDSLYKHIPFYIKLNRGTRKAVGYFYHNTCECDFDMGREKSNYWKPHSRYRTDGGDIDLFLIAGPSVRQVVERYTDLTGKSAMLPRYALGYLGSSMYYPELDNDCDDAILDFIDTTREEKIPVDGFQLSSGYCTVETDKGIKRCVFTWNKKRFKDPREFFAQMEKRGVTVSPNVKPGILLIHPKLDEMKAKGMFIKASDSDEPGIGTWWGGKGVFADFTNPSTRTYWKEMLKENVLEYGTSSVWNDNCEYDSLVDKDCRCDFEGKGGTIGQLKSVMSNIMCHITDEAIHETFTNTRPYIVCRSGHCGIQRYAQTWAGDNLTCWDSLKYNIATILGMSLSGVANQGCDIGGFYGPSPEAELMVRWIQNGIFQPRFSIHSTNTDNTVTEPWMYGDCTDYILEAIGLRYQLSPYLYSLMERAHETGLPIMEPMCSAFQEDVKCYEEGVDFMLGDSLLVANVVEKGAVSRKVYLPEGETFYDFYTRAAYEGGRTVELPVDLGSIPLFVRSGAIIPMAEDRLDNLKTQQAEHIRILCAADRDGRFELYEDDGISMDYEKGGCLKTSITMTAGERTVLDFHQEGHYETAVKTLYLDMIHREKAPYWVKADGETIPHFLHRRKFEDADCGWYYSQRLKSVQIKYPNPKKDYQVIVSFEQFDLIGM, from the coding sequence ATGAAGGTTTGTACGAATGCTTACACGGTCGCCAAAAAGGACAGTTACTTTTCAGTGATGACCAACAGTGTGGAAATCCGCATTCTTTTTCTGACAGATTCCATCCTGCGTATCAGGGCCGGATTTGACGGCGATTTCGCGGAGGAATCCTACAGCCTTGTGATGACAGCATGGGAAGACCGGATGGATGATTTCCTGAAGGGCCGCAGAACACGGGTGGAAGCGGCAGACGCAGTCCTGTCGGACGGGGACAGGGAGGCAGTAATTGAAGGACGTATTCTGAAGGTAGTGGTGGAGAAGGATCCGTTTCGCATCTGCGTGTATGACAAAGAGGGTACCCTGCTTCACGCCGACATCGTGGATTTGGCCTATATGGAGGACAGCAACCACCGCCGGATTCACACCAGTGAGATTTCACCGGAAGACTGTTTCTACGGCTTTGGTGAGAAGAGCGGCAGCTTCAACAAAGCCCAGAAATTCATGAGCATGAGCCCCAAAGACGCCATGGGATACAACCCCAGGGAAACCGATTCACTTTACAAACATATCCCCTTTTACATAAAATTAAACCGCGGAACCAGGAAGGCTGTGGGGTATTTCTACCACAACACCTGTGAGTGCGATTTTGATATGGGCCGCGAAAAGAGCAACTACTGGAAGCCCCACAGCCGTTACCGGACAGACGGCGGCGACATTGACCTCTTCCTCATTGCAGGCCCCTCCGTGCGTCAGGTCGTGGAGCGCTATACGGATCTCACCGGCAAATCAGCCATGCTTCCCCGGTATGCGCTTGGATACCTGGGATCCTCCATGTACTATCCGGAGCTGGATAATGACTGCGATGACGCTATCCTGGATTTCATCGACACCACTAGGGAAGAGAAGATACCGGTTGACGGTTTCCAGCTTTCCTCCGGCTACTGCACCGTGGAAACGGACAAAGGCATCAAGCGCTGCGTCTTTACCTGGAATAAAAAGCGCTTCAAGGACCCCAGGGAATTCTTTGCTCAGATGGAAAAGAGAGGAGTAACCGTGTCCCCTAACGTTAAGCCCGGCATCCTCCTGATTCATCCTAAGCTGGATGAGATGAAGGCCAAAGGCATGTTTATAAAGGCCAGCGACAGCGATGAACCCGGTATCGGAACATGGTGGGGCGGCAAGGGTGTGTTCGCAGACTTTACCAACCCCTCCACCCGGACTTACTGGAAGGAAATGCTTAAGGAAAATGTCCTGGAATACGGCACCAGCTCTGTGTGGAACGACAACTGTGAATATGACAGCCTGGTGGATAAGGACTGCCGATGTGATTTTGAGGGCAAGGGCGGTACCATCGGCCAGCTGAAGTCCGTCATGTCCAATATCATGTGCCATATCACGGATGAGGCTATTCACGAAACCTTCACCAACACCCGCCCTTATATCGTGTGCCGTTCCGGCCACTGCGGCATCCAGCGCTATGCCCAGACCTGGGCAGGAGACAACCTGACCTGCTGGGACTCCTTAAAATACAACATTGCAACCATCCTGGGCATGAGCCTTTCCGGCGTAGCCAACCAGGGCTGCGACATCGGCGGCTTCTACGGACCATCGCCGGAAGCAGAGCTTATGGTGCGCTGGATTCAAAACGGTATATTCCAGCCCCGTTTCTCCATCCACTCCACCAACACCGACAACACGGTGACAGAACCCTGGATGTACGGCGACTGTACGGATTACATCCTGGAGGCTATCGGACTGCGCTACCAGTTAAGTCCCTACCTCTACTCACTGATGGAGCGGGCCCATGAAACAGGACTTCCCATCATGGAGCCCATGTGCAGTGCATTCCAGGAAGATGTGAAGTGCTACGAGGAGGGCGTGGACTTTATGCTGGGTGATTCCCTGCTGGTGGCCAATGTGGTGGAAAAGGGCGCCGTCTCCAGAAAGGTATACCTGCCTGAAGGCGAAACCTTCTACGATTTCTATACAAGGGCCGCCTATGAGGGTGGACGCACCGTGGAGCTCCCTGTGGACCTGGGATCCATACCTCTGTTTGTGAGAAGCGGAGCCATTATTCCCATGGCGGAAGACAGGCTTGATAACCTAAAGACCCAGCAGGCAGAACACATACGAATCCTGTGCGCGGCCGACAGGGACGGCCGGTTTGAGCTCTATGAGGACGACGGCATTTCCATGGACTATGAAAAGGGAGGCTGCCTGAAGACCTCCATAACCATGACAGCCGGAGAACGCACTGTTTTGGATTTCCATCAGGAAGGCCATTATGAGACAGCCGTAAAGACGCTGTATCTGGATATGATACACCGTGAGAAAGCACCTTACTGGGTTAAGGCAGACGGCGAGACCATTCCTCATTTCCTCCACAGGAGAAAATTTGAGGATGCGGACTGCGGATGGTATTACAGCCAGAGGCTTAAGTCCGTTCAGATTAAATACCCTAATCCTAAGAAGGATTATCAGGTGATCGTATCTTTTGAGCAGTTCGACCTGATTGGTATGTAA
- a CDS encoding GGDEF domain-containing protein, with translation MKQRQHTDIYKKTRKQLEQENCALQTLAELDGLTGLYNRITMERRVDDHLCRKQPGTMIVLDLDHFKQVNDRYGHIAGDMLLCTIANVLKKMFSGRNLVGRVGGDEFVIFIPSVLDDPMTAGECLRIQERFREVRLGDSILIKLSITIDSADSRTCTKYRDMFDCADQKIMAKKRLRNLKDDTGLISPSREPAGIQPDMSLIAMEMEEKETQPGAYCQDYETFKQIYRLEERRLRRDKKRAFIILFTLTDRNNGFLPLDKRDAEMDILGEKIKQSLRMGDVYTRYSSCQYLVMVLDVSIENVGVIADHICSAYYQMHQETADNLILHHSYPLKPARGRPRASRPQ, from the coding sequence ATGAAACAGAGACAGCATACAGACATTTACAAAAAGACGCGCAAACAGCTGGAGCAGGAAAATTGTGCCCTGCAGACCCTGGCGGAACTGGATGGACTGACCGGACTGTATAACCGCATCACCATGGAACGCAGGGTGGACGACCATCTGTGCCGGAAGCAGCCGGGAACCATGATCGTTCTGGACCTGGACCATTTCAAACAGGTAAATGACCGTTACGGCCATATTGCCGGGGATATGCTGCTGTGCACCATTGCCAATGTGCTGAAAAAAATGTTCAGCGGCCGCAATCTGGTGGGGCGTGTGGGAGGAGATGAGTTCGTAATTTTCATTCCCTCTGTTCTGGACGACCCAATGACAGCCGGAGAATGCCTGCGGATTCAGGAGCGGTTCCGCGAAGTGCGGCTGGGTGATTCCATCCTAATTAAGCTGTCCATCACCATAGATAGTGCAGACAGCCGGACCTGCACCAAATACCGGGATATGTTTGACTGCGCGGATCAGAAAATCATGGCAAAAAAGCGCCTTCGCAATCTAAAGGATGACACCGGCCTCATATCCCCGTCCAGGGAACCGGCCGGCATACAGCCCGATATGAGTCTGATCGCCATGGAAATGGAGGAAAAGGAAACCCAGCCAGGAGCCTACTGCCAGGATTATGAAACCTTTAAACAAATCTACCGCCTGGAAGAACGGCGCCTCAGAAGGGATAAGAAAAGAGCTTTCATCATATTGTTTACCCTGACAGATAGAAATAACGGTTTTCTCCCCCTGGACAAAAGGGATGCTGAGATGGATATTCTGGGGGAGAAAATAAAACAGAGCCTGCGTATGGGAGATGTGTACACCAGATACAGCAGCTGCCAGTACCTGGTAATGGTGCTGGATGTGTCCATAGAAAATGTGGGAGTCATCGCGGACCACATCTGCAGCGCCTACTACCAGATGCATCAGGAAACAGCTGACAACCTGATTCTGCACCACAGTTACCCTTTAAAGCCGGCACGGGGACGGCCCAGGGCCTCCCGTCCCCAGTGA
- a CDS encoding sensor histidine kinase has product MIDTAMILLFPFLDFIPFGLPRYWIHRDKLKIRYRYVVVLLTAVSCVNSAAFYLINQEGYEAAARWTTLMRYGFMLFNLMCSFLLIREQFQKLMFTYLLLMSWSFFVFGNANFIESRFFWDFSDRHPYLIYNTARVAILLITYPFILHFLGHTVREALKMEDRKMWQYMWKIPLFSTLFGMLYCTVQDVYAYASWQFLISRYLMLLGTCYVSYVFLKVLEISRRKTQLEEELKYADRSLLAQKKQYETVSAHMEEMKKARHDLRQHLAVVQSYIERNDRAGLSEYIEIYKTELPPDIIEIYCRNQVINALICYYASQARRHKIRFEAQADYPEQCPVPDTEVTVILGNLLENAVEACLREKNGKCSIRLRIFRKNSSLVFLTDNTCSGTVPFDADGKTPLSSKRKGVGIGVSSIREIADRYGGDTLFEQKAGMFYASVWLQIPEKADN; this is encoded by the coding sequence ATGATAGATACTGCCATGATATTACTGTTTCCATTTCTGGATTTTATACCCTTCGGCCTTCCCAGGTATTGGATTCACAGGGATAAATTAAAAATCCGGTACAGGTATGTGGTGGTGCTGCTGACAGCGGTATCGTGCGTGAACAGCGCAGCCTTCTATCTTATCAATCAGGAAGGTTATGAGGCAGCTGCCCGCTGGACTACCCTGATGCGGTATGGTTTTATGTTGTTTAATCTGATGTGTTCATTTTTATTAATCAGAGAGCAGTTCCAGAAGCTTATGTTCACATACCTGCTTTTAATGTCCTGGTCCTTTTTTGTGTTTGGCAATGCCAATTTCATTGAAAGCCGGTTTTTCTGGGACTTTTCAGACAGACATCCGTATCTCATCTATAATACGGCCAGGGTGGCGATTCTGCTTATCACCTATCCCTTTATACTCCATTTTCTGGGACATACCGTGAGGGAAGCCCTGAAGATGGAGGACAGGAAGATGTGGCAGTACATGTGGAAGATTCCGCTGTTTTCCACTTTGTTCGGCATGCTGTACTGCACGGTGCAGGATGTGTATGCCTATGCTTCCTGGCAGTTCCTGATTTCCAGGTATCTGATGCTGCTTGGAACCTGCTATGTGTCCTATGTTTTTTTGAAGGTGTTAGAAATATCCCGCAGAAAGACACAGCTGGAGGAGGAATTAAAGTATGCGGACCGGAGCCTTCTGGCCCAGAAAAAGCAGTATGAAACCGTATCAGCTCATATGGAGGAAATGAAAAAGGCGCGCCATGACCTGCGCCAGCATCTGGCCGTGGTTCAGTCCTACATAGAGAGGAATGACAGGGCGGGTCTGTCCGAGTATATTGAGATTTATAAGACAGAGCTGCCTCCTGATATCATAGAAATATACTGCCGCAACCAGGTAATCAATGCGTTAATCTGCTACTATGCCTCCCAGGCCCGCAGGCATAAAATCCGTTTTGAAGCCCAGGCGGACTACCCGGAGCAATGTCCTGTCCCGGATACGGAGGTGACGGTGATACTGGGCAACCTGCTGGAAAATGCGGTGGAGGCCTGTCTGCGTGAGAAGAATGGTAAATGCTCCATCCGGCTGCGGATATTCAGGAAAAACAGCAGCCTGGTATTTCTGACAGATAACACCTGTTCCGGGACAGTGCCGTTTGACGCTGACGGAAAAACACCCCTTTCCTCCAAGCGGAAAGGGGTGGGAATCGGCGTATCCTCCATCCGGGAAATTGCGGACAGGTATGGAGGAGATACATTATTTGAACAAAAAGCCGGTATGTTTTATGCCTCCGTATGGCTGCAGATCCCGGAAAAGGCGGATAATTAG
- a CDS encoding helix-turn-helix transcriptional regulator: MIDQAGIMMAQGRSIAGERIQGVNDNMSKSHYHDYFELYYLEEGERFHIIQDRLYCIHPGEFLIFSPYVMHHSYGQENVPFKRLLVYFSKEEVDSVQLLKVLEKGTGVYKPDQREKQVVHRMLDDLLKEQDDPQAYHEDYIHTLLNMALLTIARNIQTPVKPEKRNRITDVISYIHQNYQEDISIDQLAQMSYVSPYYLCREFKRYTNSTIIQYVNVTRVMNAQRMFMETNKNITEISRDTGFSNITHFNRVFKSVMGMTPSNFRKMYKTEAGHGRRTI; this comes from the coding sequence TTGATAGACCAGGCTGGAATTATGATGGCTCAGGGAAGGAGCATTGCCGGCGAACGCATACAGGGAGTCAATGACAATATGTCAAAGTCCCATTATCATGATTATTTTGAATTATATTATCTGGAGGAAGGAGAACGGTTTCACATTATCCAGGACCGTCTTTACTGCATCCATCCGGGAGAATTCCTTATATTTTCCCCCTATGTGATGCACCATTCCTACGGCCAGGAGAATGTGCCGTTTAAGCGGCTTCTGGTGTATTTTTCTAAGGAGGAAGTGGACTCCGTGCAGCTGTTAAAGGTGCTGGAAAAGGGAACCGGGGTATATAAGCCGGACCAGCGGGAAAAGCAGGTGGTGCACCGCATGCTGGATGACCTGCTTAAGGAACAGGACGACCCTCAGGCTTATCATGAGGACTATATCCATACCCTGTTAAACATGGCCTTACTGACCATTGCCAGAAACATTCAGACACCGGTGAAGCCGGAAAAGCGCAACCGGATAACAGATGTAATCAGCTATATCCACCAGAATTACCAGGAGGACATATCCATAGACCAGCTGGCCCAGATGTCCTATGTGAGTCCCTACTATCTGTGCAGGGAGTTCAAGCGGTATACCAACAGCACCATTATCCAGTATGTGAATGTTACACGGGTCATGAATGCCCAGAGGATGTTTATGGAAACCAATAAAAATATCACGGAAATCAGCCGGGACACAGGATTCTCTAACATCACTCATTTTAACAGGGTGTTTAAGTCGGTCATGGGAATGACGCCATCGAATTTCAGGAAAATGTATAAGACGGAGGCCGGACATGGCAGAAGGACGATTTGA
- a CDS encoding TRAP transporter substrate-binding protein — translation MKKFAAAMAAALSLAVLGLSGCAQSGAKTSAEASAENPMVLTLAHGLSETHTVHIAMTEFADKVEERTNGRIQVRILPNGQLGSENENMEQLMAGVISMTKVSAPGLATYNESYHAFGLPYIFDDTEDFYHVMDSDPMQDFFLSSSDDGFVTLTYYTSGARSFYTKNKAIRTPADLKGLKIRVQDMKSQTDMMKALGGIPVAMSYGDVYTSLQTGIIDGTENNETALTTGKHGEICKVYSTDQHAMIPDVMVMSAKVWKTISPQDQNIILEAARESTESHKIAWDAAIDEAIQEAESQMGVEFVNDVDKDAFRQATSGMIDDYCAQYPGVKELLDTIDSVE, via the coding sequence ATGAAAAAATTTGCAGCAGCAATGGCAGCGGCTTTGAGTCTGGCGGTACTGGGGCTTTCCGGGTGCGCCCAGAGCGGCGCCAAGACCAGCGCGGAGGCCTCAGCGGAAAATCCCATGGTGCTTACTCTGGCTCACGGCCTCAGCGAAACCCATACGGTACATATTGCGATGACGGAATTTGCAGACAAGGTGGAGGAACGGACAAACGGACGAATCCAGGTCCGCATCCTTCCAAACGGCCAGCTGGGTTCCGAAAATGAGAACATGGAGCAGCTGATGGCCGGTGTCATTTCCATGACCAAGGTATCTGCTCCCGGCCTTGCCACCTACAACGAATCCTATCACGCCTTCGGCCTTCCCTATATCTTTGACGATACGGAAGACTTTTACCATGTAATGGATTCTGATCCGATGCAGGACTTCTTCCTTTCCTCCTCTGACGACGGATTCGTCACCCTGACCTACTACACCTCAGGCGCCCGTTCCTTTTACACCAAGAACAAGGCAATCCGCACGCCGGCTGACTTAAAGGGGCTGAAAATCCGTGTACAGGATATGAAATCCCAGACTGATATGATGAAGGCCTTAGGCGGAATCCCGGTAGCCATGTCCTACGGCGATGTATATACCTCTCTCCAGACCGGCATTATCGACGGCACTGAGAACAATGAAACAGCACTTACCACCGGCAAACATGGCGAAATCTGCAAGGTATATTCCACAGACCAGCACGCCATGATTCCCGATGTAATGGTCATGAGCGCCAAGGTATGGAAGACCATCAGTCCCCAGGACCAGAACATCATCCTGGAAGCAGCCCGCGAATCCACGGAAAGCCACAAGATTGCATGGGATGCCGCCATTGATGAGGCCATCCAGGAGGCAGAGTCCCAGATGGGAGTGGAATTCGTAAACGATGTTGACAAAGATGCGTTCCGCCAGGCCACAAGCGGTATGATTGACGATTACTGCGCACAGTATCCGGGTGTGAAGGAACTGCTTGACACCATTGATTCGGTAGAATAA
- a CDS encoding PadR family transcriptional regulator, whose product MIFNTGSALLDAIVLAVVSKDAEGTYGYKITQDVRQAIDISESTLYPVLRRLQKEDCLEVYDMAIDGRNRRYYRLTEKGRVQLNLYRGEWVTYSQKISQIFKEAKL is encoded by the coding sequence ATGATATTTAACACTGGCTCCGCGCTTTTAGACGCTATTGTGCTGGCAGTTGTCTCTAAGGATGCGGAAGGGACTTATGGATATAAAATCACCCAGGATGTCCGGCAGGCCATTGATATTTCGGAGTCCACCTTATATCCGGTGCTGAGACGCCTCCAGAAGGAGGACTGCCTGGAAGTGTATGATATGGCCATTGACGGCAGGAACCGCAGATATTACAGGCTGACGGAAAAAGGCAGGGTACAGCTGAATTTGTACCGGGGGGAATGGGTAACTTATTCACAGAAGATATCCCAGATATTTAAGGAGGCGAAGCTATGA
- a CDS encoding TRAP transporter small permease, whose amino-acid sequence MNEILSVIKKWMTRLLAGIATVLLSVMTLLVLYQVFTRYVLNSPAAFTEELVRYFLIWTGFIGAAYAFITREHMCLVLVRDSLSPAGRRILMTVIDVLILLFAVFVITIGGFKLALSAQKVFSALLGIPRSLVYAMAPISGLFIILAQIINIYEDVTGITIEGGNE is encoded by the coding sequence ATGAATGAAATATTATCTGTCATCAAAAAGTGGATGACCCGTCTTTTAGCCGGCATAGCCACTGTGCTGCTGTCCGTTATGACCCTTCTGGTCCTGTACCAGGTATTTACACGCTACGTGCTCAACAGCCCGGCTGCCTTTACCGAGGAGCTGGTGCGTTACTTCCTGATTTGGACCGGTTTCATCGGAGCTGCCTATGCCTTCATCACCAGGGAACACATGTGCCTGGTGCTGGTGCGTGACAGCTTAAGCCCGGCAGGCCGCCGGATTCTGATGACAGTTATTGATGTGCTGATTCTGCTCTTTGCCGTCTTTGTCATCACCATAGGCGGATTCAAGCTGGCGTTAAGCGCCCAGAAGGTGTTCTCCGCGCTGCTGGGGATTCCCAGAAGCCTGGTATATGCCATGGCGCCCATCTCCGGACTGTTCATCATCCTGGCACAGATTATCAACATCTATGAGGATGTAACCGGAATCACCATAGAAGGAGGGAATGAGTAA
- a CDS encoding PspC domain-containing protein yields the protein MDKKLYRSNINKMLCGVCGGIGEYFNIDPTIIRLIWAIFACSGPGIIAYFVAAIIIPLAPN from the coding sequence ATGGATAAGAAATTATACCGTTCAAACATAAATAAAATGCTCTGCGGCGTATGCGGAGGCATTGGAGAGTACTTTAACATTGACCCCACCATCATCCGCCTTATTTGGGCCATCTTTGCCTGCTCCGGCCCCGGAATCATAGCTTATTTTGTGGCCGCCATCATCATTCCCCTGGCTCCAAACTAA